TTTGATGGAACATGATTTTTTCTCCGCTAAATGTTATTTTGCACGATTTCTCGTATGGGATGGGGAGGTAGCAGTAAAATCCTCCTATTTCGTTTCCACAGATAGGTTTTATAAAGGGATAGACTTTGCCGGAAAAGAGATCGTTGAAGCTGATTTTCAAGCGGGGATTTTTTTCTCCGTCGAAGTAGAAAGAAAGGGTATCGCCGGTTGGGGTGGGTGTCCAGATACGGTTAATCACTCCAGGGCCTGTGAGGTCGGCCAGTACTAATTGGTTGCCTTCTTTGCGCAGGTAGGAGTATTTGCCGGAGAAGCCGTCGTCGTTACCTCCCGTGGTATCGTAACTGGAGATTTGTTCCACCAGGCATCCGGTACGGTAAAGCGGTAGTTTGTCTAACCGGTGTAAAAGGTTTAATTCTTCCGACAGGGTGTAGGGTTTCCCTTTCTTTTTGGGTGTTTTTGCACTGGTTTGAAGAGGTGCGGATACGATCCAAGCACATAGCATTATAAACACATACAGGTTTTTGTTCATTGTACTTTATTTTAATTGTTAGACATTTTTATCCGGGTTTGAAAAAAGGAGGGGCGTACAAATGGTACTTTTAACCTACCTCCGTTTCGTAAAAGGGGGGAATACTTCGGAGAACCGGTTCTTCCCCCCCCCACTCTACTCCATCTTTCAACTATTACTAAAAACAAACGGGTTTTCTTTATGGTGTAACAGCCGGGCTGGGGTTCGTCGCCGCGAGTAATTGGTTGTTTTTATTACTTGGCGACTTCTTTGCCGGATACATTGAACTTTTGTATGTCTATTGTTCCGGATGCTACTTGAATAAAGGGTTTGCCGTTTTTCAGCCCGACAGAACCGTATCCTTTATCGGTGCTCAGGAAGCTGGTAAAGTCGCCTATCCTGGAATCGATGTAAAGGGTCTTTTCCACGGCATCGTAGCGTACGCCGGTTAAGCCTTGGATCAGGCCGTAGCTCGATAGGGCGCGGGCATACCAGTGGCCGCATTCGTATTCGTTGAAGGGGTTGCGGACACGTCCGTCGTACCGGTCCCGGCAGGCACGTACAATGTCCAGGCCTTTTTCTACTTCGCCGGCGAACATCAGATGGGAAGCTACTTGGTATTCTATTCCTGTCCAGACTTCGTTGCTGTATACAAACGGTAGAGACAGTTCTCCTCCTTTCGGCCAGCTACAAAGTAACAGTCCGCCTTCTTTGCCTAGTGCATAGGTGGGTCGCTGAGGGTTCGCATGGTCTGTCAAGTCTTTTTTCAGGTTGTATTTGTGGACTGCATTGAGGTGACTTTTTACTTTCTGGGGATCCAAGGATTCTTCGAGGCCGCATACGCGGGAGATCCACGAGCCTAGTACGCCGTCGGACAGGCATCCTGTTCCATACTGGTATTTCGGGCCTTCTTTTTCCAGTATTTCCCTTGCTTCGGCAGAATAAGAGCTGTGGAAGCTTTGTGCCTTGGTTGGGTCTTGGGCTTTCAGGTCTTTCCACTTGATTTGTTGGATGAAGTACTCGCCGTTATAGAGGTCGTTTTCGGTGTATTTCTTTCCGCTTTCCACCAGTTTTTTATATTCGGAGGCATCCTGTTTCAGGTAGTCGCTCATTTTAATAAAGGCGTTCAATGCTCCGAGGTAAAAGCTGCAATGCATGCCGTCCGGTCCCCAGAACTCGATGTCGTACGTGTTGTGGTGGGGTTCTTCTATGATCCCTGCCCGACGTGGATCCCAAGTGGCGATACAATAGTCCAGGCTGGCTTTTACTTTAGGGTACATGTCTTTCAGGAAAGCATCGTCGCCGGAGATGCGCCATTCGCGGTATACTTTCATGATTCCGCCCAATTGTCCGTCGGCAGCCGCATGGAATCCGTGTTCTACGGGGCGTATGGGCAGGTTGGAACGGAAAGTTTGGTGTCCTCTCAAGTCCTGGCTTTCTTCAAATTCGGTATGACGCAAGGAGCGTTCCAGTTCGGGGAACAGGTGAGGTACTGCTTGTGCGTAATTCCATACGTGGGTACAGGTTCCGTGACAAGAGCCCCAGCCGTCACCACTTCCTTCCCAGTTCCACATGCGTCCGTCGGACTGGCGCATTACGGTGGTAGATTTCAGTATGGTCAGGTTGGCTGCTATGGCTTCTACTACTTCTGCGGGAAGGGTTGTATTGTAGAAGGTGTTGGTAAATAATTCCGTTTTCTTGCGCAGGTCGCTGTAATTGGATTGGAGGTAAGAGGCGACTTCTTCCACGTTTGCGAAACGGCTGCTATACCAGGGATGGTAGTTGCCTTTGTCGTCTATTTCTTTCCGGAGGCGGTCTTGCGGAACATTGTTGTCTTTCCAGTTAGCCGGATCTCCGCCCAGACGCAGGTTGGAGTTGGGCACGTACCAGGCCATGTAGATATGAATGGTTTTCTTTTCTCCGGGGGCCAAGGTTACGGGGACGTATAAGGATGCACCGGCTGCGGCTGTTTCTACGGGTGCTGTTTTTACCAGTTCTCCTTTTTTAATGGCGTTCCATGCCATCGTAAGTCCGTCGAACCATCCTCCGCGGAACCAGCAGTGGTTTACTACTGTTTGGGGCTGGTCTGTAAAGATGGCGAAATCGCCTTGTAAGAAGGGTTCTTGTTCTGTTCCTTTTTGGGAGAGGATGAATCCGTTCCGGATAGGTTTGATTCGTTCCAGTCCTTTGTTCCAGTTCATAAAGTTGCGGGCGTTGTAGGAGAATACGGTTTCCTGGGCTTTACCGCTTTTGTTTTCGAGGGTGTATTCCAATATGCCTACGGGGAGGCTGGAATTATCGGCATCGCCGGGTGTGAAGGGGTTCCATCCGGTAATGGTGACGTCTACCGGCATGTCTTTGTCTTTTAATGAGACTGTTCCGAAGGGGAATCGTGCCTGGAAGGAGGATTCTTCGAACCGGGGCAATCCGTAGATTGCGCCTGCGGGGCCTCCTAGTCCGCTGCCGTGCATACCGAATTTACGCCAGTCGGGGATCATTCCTTCGAGTACTTTCGATCCGTTTTCCACGCCGTTCACGTGCAGGGCTGCAAACATATTGGGTTCGTGGAATATTTCGGGGCGGTGCCATACGGACATGTGGGAGATGAACCCGGTTCCTTCCAGGCAAAACATGCCTGTGCCTATGCCTCCGATGGGGAAGGCGATGCGGTTGTTGTACTCGCCCCGGTAAGCTTCGTTGTAAGTGCGTTCGGTTGCCTGCCCGCTACTGTCGGCTGCGAGGTTGCAGCAGCCGGTCGCTATGAAGAGCGCGGCAAGGGAGGCTAAGATACTTTGCAATTTAATGTTTGTCATATCGAATTGTTTATAATTATGATTGTTATTTTATAATCGGGAGGCTCTTACGCTTATATATGGATCGCGCTTACGCTCGTAAGAGGGATGCGCTTACGCCCGTAAGAGGGTCTCGCTTACGCCCGTAAGAGGGTCTCGCTTACGCCCGTAAGAGGGTTGCGCTTACGCTCGTAAGAGGATCGCGCTTACGCCCGTAAGAGCGTCTCACCTTAACTCGTAAGAATAACCCAAGAGTTGCCTGTGCCTACTTCTGTCATCCCGCGCTTGACGCGGGATCTCCGATACACTAAAGGCGACTTTAAGGCCGGGAGATGGCAGGTCGTTGCCCGCCATGACAGTTATTAGCGAGAGAAACCCTTCAATTCTGGTTACCAACCCGGATTTTGTATCAGGTTCTTCACATTTTTATCTATCTCGTTCTGTGCGATCGGGAAGAAATAATGCTTAGGAGCTTCAAAGATACGTTCTTCTACGTACATACGTTTATAAAAACGGTCGTCTTGCATATGGTCACCCTCCATAATGTTTAGCGAGTGGATGGGTTTGCTTTCGCTTGCGGCGGCATCTTTCCATCTGCGTACATCGAAGAAGCGGTGTGTTTCGAAGGCAAGTTCGATGCGCCGTTCGTGTTTGATTTTGTCGCGCATCTGTTCCTTGCTAAGTCCTTTTGCCAGGCCGGGCAATCCGGAACGGCTACGTACGGCATCTACATATTTGTATACTTCTTCGGTTGGGCCTGAATATTCGTTTAATGCTTCTGCGTAGTTGAGATATTGTTCGGCCAGGCGGAAGTAAATCCAGGTGTTTTGTGTACTGATTCCTTCTATGATCCGGAAGTTGGGGTTGACAATCTTACGCATCAGGTAGCCTGTTTTACAATAGTCGGAACCGGCATAGCGTTTTCCGTCTATTCCCTGGAACCAAAATTCCAAGCGATGTCCTTTCCAAATTTGTCCGGGATAGTTGATGCTTGCATAGAAGCGCGGTTCACGTTTTACAAACATATTCCTTACTCCTTTTTCCCAGCGTCCGGTACGTTCTTCGTCGGTGTAGCCTTCTTCTTTATATCCGGAAGCGGTATTGATTACGGGTGTGCCGTCTGCATTGTATCCGGTTATCGGGGCTTGGCCGTTTTCCATTTCATAGGCATCTACCATTTCCTGGGTAGGGTTAAGGATAGAAAAGCCACCTAAGCCTATGGGGTCGGAGCATCGCATATAATGGTCGTAACGATCGATGTTCTTGGCAAAAAGGACTTCTTTATTCCAGTTGTTATAGAA
The genomic region above belongs to Parabacteroides pacaensis and contains:
- a CDS encoding RagB/SusD family nutrient uptake outer membrane protein — translated: MIRKYIIWLVWVSMVLPFTACEDYLDKTPDEDLTIEDVFSNRNYARSFLAHVYSWIPTESNFADPGGAWRNPFVGGCDEMEIAYGGSYTHQINSGAWNPNNIPDVPVWNETYMASRKVNMFLENLDNVPTTEAEKEQWRGEAYFLRAYFHFLSFRAYGPIVLLDRSLSLDEDLLSFVRRPVEECVEFIAADCDRAAAILPDKMPSTDTGRATRIAALALKARLLLYAASPLYNGNADMVNFADSTGMAFFPASYDAAKWKTAADAAQACIQAAEAGGYGLYRSSSNDPVLNYQEIFYNNWNKEVLFAKNIDRYDHYMRCSDPIGLGGFSILNPTQEMVDAYEMENGQAPITGYNADGTPVINTASGYKEEGYTDEERTGRWEKGVRNMFVKREPRFYASINYPGQIWKGHRLEFWFQGIDGKRYAGSDYCKTGYLMRKIVNPNFRIIEGISTQNTWIYFRLAEQYLNYAEALNEYSGPTEEVYKYVDAVRSRSGLPGLAKGLSKEQMRDKIKHERRIELAFETHRFFDVRRWKDAAASESKPIHSLNIMEGDHMQDDRFYKRMYVEERIFEAPKHYFFPIAQNEIDKNVKNLIQNPGW
- a CDS encoding GH116 family glycosyl hydrolase, whose amino-acid sequence is MTNIKLQSILASLAALFIATGCCNLAADSSGQATERTYNEAYRGEYNNRIAFPIGGIGTGMFCLEGTGFISHMSVWHRPEIFHEPNMFAALHVNGVENGSKVLEGMIPDWRKFGMHGSGLGGPAGAIYGLPRFEESSFQARFPFGTVSLKDKDMPVDVTITGWNPFTPGDADNSSLPVGILEYTLENKSGKAQETVFSYNARNFMNWNKGLERIKPIRNGFILSQKGTEQEPFLQGDFAIFTDQPQTVVNHCWFRGGWFDGLTMAWNAIKKGELVKTAPVETAAAGASLYVPVTLAPGEKKTIHIYMAWYVPNSNLRLGGDPANWKDNNVPQDRLRKEIDDKGNYHPWYSSRFANVEEVASYLQSNYSDLRKKTELFTNTFYNTTLPAEVVEAIAANLTILKSTTVMRQSDGRMWNWEGSGDGWGSCHGTCTHVWNYAQAVPHLFPELERSLRHTEFEESQDLRGHQTFRSNLPIRPVEHGFHAAADGQLGGIMKVYREWRISGDDAFLKDMYPKVKASLDYCIATWDPRRAGIIEEPHHNTYDIEFWGPDGMHCSFYLGALNAFIKMSDYLKQDASEYKKLVESGKKYTENDLYNGEYFIQQIKWKDLKAQDPTKAQSFHSSYSAEAREILEKEGPKYQYGTGCLSDGVLGSWISRVCGLEESLDPQKVKSHLNAVHKYNLKKDLTDHANPQRPTYALGKEGGLLLCSWPKGGELSLPFVYSNEVWTGIEYQVASHLMFAGEVEKGLDIVRACRDRYDGRVRNPFNEYECGHWYARALSSYGLIQGLTGVRYDAVEKTLYIDSRIGDFTSFLSTDKGYGSVGLKNGKPFIQVASGTIDIQKFNVSGKEVAK